CGAGAGGTAACCCACTCTCGACCTGCTTCACGGAGTAGCCTCCACTGAAACGTCGAAACCCTTGCGGTCCCTTGTAAAAGTAATTATAGCATGACTCAAAATCGCTCCACCAGAGGGTTTTAACTGCTTACTTTATGCATATTTAAAGAGAGCAAACAAACCCTGACGATCGCTGAAACTACTACCATATATGCATCACGCCGCAATACATGATGCGATCCTGCCATTTCCGCTCATCTCAACCGCGATCGGTTATCCACACTATTACGCTGCTTTGAGGCATAGCATTAAAAGCTTGCGGATAAAAAAATAGCTGCTTCGGGCTTGAGCCAAACCCAAATCAATAAGACCAAATCAAATTTATGGCTGATTATTGCGGCGTTTTATTGTGGCGTTGATTTATTCAATCTCGATCGACTGTGGCCCTTTGCCATTACCATTGGTGCTGCCATCTGGATTGGCGATCGACTCGCTTGATACCCCTTGATCTTGCAACCAAGACTTCAGCGGGTCTTCATCCAAATTCAACCGTAGCAACCCAGACGTTAGGCCACCCATAAAAGCCAGGGGATGGGAGATGAGCTCTTGAAAAATTGGCTGTAGTTCGTCCATAGCTGTGATCTTGCCTGTGTCTTAAATTTTTACTTACTTTACTTTTAATTACTTTGCTAATCGCATTCTCTAAGTCATGTCTGTCTAATCACGATATCTGCCTAATCATGGCTGCACTGTCAAGCAAACTCGGAAAATTTAAAATCTTGAGCTTGTAAAGCAATCCATGACCAGGCTGCTTTGATCGCTCAAACTAACTCAATTGTACATTTTCTTAACTTATATTTACAATTCGATCGCAATTCTATTTTTATCCCCAGCCTCACGGCGTGAATGCCATTTGTTTGCTTAAGATAGATGTTAGAGCAATCAGCCTGATTAGCATTACATAACTTTAGGCATGAGCAAGCAGCATTTGAATTGCACTTCCACAGCACCCCCACAATCAGTATGATTACTTGCAGTACCACTACTGAGGATTTTGAACACATCACAACATCAACAATATTAGCTAAATTTAATCGCTCAGGAGTTACTGTGGTTGATAGACATCGTGATGGAGGTCAGGAACGGAGGTTTTCATGAGCACGCTTAATAGTTTGACCCTTCATCGCCTGCAACGACTGCCGCGATCGAGTGCGATCTGGGAGGGCGATCGCCGTTCCTTAGATAAGCCCCATGAGCATCTCGAAGGCACTAATTTGGTGCAGCTTAATGCTCGCCTCTTAAATGATGCCCAAGCTGAGTATGTGCTGTGGGTGGATGGCTCCAGTGGTATTGTCAGAGCCATGGATGTAATTGGCTCAAATGTGGGCAAAGAGGCGGTGGTAAGAGCCCTATTACAGGCGATCGAGCGGCCCCAGAGTCCAGCCCAGCCCAGCTTGCCCCAGAAAATATTAATATGCGATCGAGAATTGCAATTTTATTTGCGCGGCGTTTTACAAGGCTTGGACATTACGATCGAACATACCGATCGCTTGCCCTTAATTGATGAATTTTTTGAAAATATCTTGGCTCAGGCCAGCTCCCATCCGCCAGATGTCCCGCCTGAACGAGCACCAGATCTCTATCAGCAAGCGCATATTCTGTGGCAAAACGCCCCCTGGGAATATTTGTGGGATCATCAGGTGATTTCGATCGAACTAAACCAGTGGGGACTAGGCACCATTTATGCGGTGACAATGGGTCGCTTAGGGCTAGAAAAAGGGGTAATTTTCTATCGATCGGAAGAATCACTCCTAGAATTCCGGCATCATATCTCAGAAGAAGAAACCGCCGAAGATGCGGTCGAGGAAACTTTTCTACATCAAGATTGTTTATTTTCCCTGTTTGAAGATAACGGCTCCCTCTCTCCACCAGAACTAAGTATGTTGCAGTCCTATGGCTGGGGTAAGGAAGTAAAAAGTAATCACGGCACCCATCCAATTTTTGGTGCCATCCACCCCCTCGAAGCAGGGCGGCCATTTTTGTATGAAGAGGAGGCGATCGCTTTAACTGTGATCCTGTCTGCCTTCAATGGGTTTATTACTCAGCATAAAGCCAAACTTAAGGCCGGCAAATTCGAGCAGCTTAGCAGTAAGATTACGCTGCCAACCCCAGCATCGCTGCCTGAGCCAATGGTATTGAAGGTTAAAGAGTTAAAGCTACAAGTGGGTACTCAACCCAATCTGTCGCAAGAAATTCACGACATTATTACGGAAAATCCTTTCCCTGATTCCACTGCCCCCCTAATTCACGAAGATCTCTGGCCGAATAATGTTGCTTTTCGATTTTTAAATCTGGAGTGGGACAAGGTTGATTCAATCCGCCAAAGCCCTCTCTATTTACAGTTGGCGGAAACAGATTTCCCCCGTAAAGCCGACGCTCTGTCGGTGCTTTTGATCCAAACCTCTCGCCCCAAGGCTCACGCCCTAATCGAAGCGATCGAAGACAACGGCGGGATCGAGGCGGTTTGCTTTAACCCGGCAGAATCGATTTTTGGGGATAAATATGATTTGGGGCTGGTGGTTTTGGGTACGGGCGAGTTGCATTTGTTTGGTGAATTTGATCATAAAAAAAATGCCCAAACTAAGTCCTATCGAGCATGGAAAAAGCAATGTAAAACCAATCAGGGTAGATGTGCAGTAATTATTGCCATGGGCATTACCTCAACTGAGTTCCGTGGTAAGCTGGCGCAGCATCACATCATGGCCTATTACGAAGTACCGTTGGTGTCAGCTCAGGAATTGGGGTTGGGGACAATCTCGGCACAACCGATCTTAGATTACGAGTTTGATCTCTAGGCGATCGCTTGGCGGTGAACTAAGTCTGATGTAAACATAACTGCCAACCCAATCAGGCGAAGACAACGATCGGCATAATGATTACGATTGATCATAAGATTTTCTTGGCTAGTCAAGTTAACATATTCATGTTTCAATGCTTGAATCGATCTTGGCGCTAGGCGCTACTAACATATTAGATTCTTAGATCGCTTCGATTGAGAAAGATGACATTGCCAGATCAGCGCCATTAACGCGGCATTAACAATAATTACAGTCGTGTGAATGGTGATCTGATTAATCGCATTAATCGCAGGATTTGCGCTTAGTTGTTTTTCTGGATCATTCGGTGGCAACATAGGGTGATTAGATTCAGTCAATTAGACTCAGTCAATTAGATTAAGCCAATAATCAAATAATTAAGTAACCATAGAAGCTTGAAAGATGAATTCAGACTCGTCTTGCCCCAGCCATTCCCACAATTCAGTTGTGAAAGCGCAACAGAGCCAGCTTACCCTAGCCAGCCCTAAGCCTGGTTTATTTAGTTTAGCTAAGGCGATCGCCACCGCTGGACTATCCTTGCTATTGCCGTTGGCATTGCCAGTAATAGCACTAACCGGGCTAGCCACTCGGCACAGTCCACTTAGCCCAGCCGCAGTCCAGGCTCAAACCACAGGCACTGCGTTGACGATCCGGGCTGATGTGCAGGAAGCTAACGCCCAAACTGGCATAGTTACCGCCAGGGGCAATGTACAAATGAACTATCCTGCCCGTCAAATTACCGCCACCTCTGCTCAGGCTGAGTATTTTTCCAATGAGCGGCGGATTGTGCTGTCGGGCAATGTGGTAGTAAATCAGCGTGGTAACAGCATCAAAGCGGAAACAATTACCTATTTGATCGATGAAGCCCGATTTGAGGCGCTGCCCCAGGAAAGCCAGCAGGTAGAATCGGTTTACATTGTGCCCGACGAGAACCTCTCGGCAACAACCGCGCCTACCACTACGCCAGTGACGGAAATTAAACCCACCTTCAAGAGCCTGGTCAGCCCACCTAACGATCAACTCAACTCCGCTGAAGGTGAGGAAGCTGCGCCTGATGAAGATGCAGATGCAGCAGATGCAAAAGATACACAAACCGCTGAATAATCGATCGCTCAGATTTTGGCAATGCTTGTGGAGGTATTACGCGATCGCATCTTTCTGCTGAAGCTAATGTGTTTTGATGATCTAGGTCTGGTATCGATGCTGTTGATCATTTTCATTTTTGCAATCAGCCCTTAGGTAAAAACTAAATTGCCAGTTTGCCAAGTAGAGCTGCCAAGCCTATATCCCATAAATGAACCCAAATATCAGCCTAGAAATAAATTGAGAAATCAAACCATCAAGAGACTTCGATCAGAGTTGAGAAAATAGCAATATGCAACTAGCCCTCAATGATGTGAGCAAAAGCTATGGGCGGCGCACCGTAGTTAAGTCCGTTAATCTAACCGTAAAGCAAGGTGAGATTGTGGGGCTATTGGGGCCAAACGGGGCTGGTAAAACGACTACTTTTTATATGGCAACAGGTTTGGTGCAGCCTAATCGGGGTTCGGTCTGGCTCGACGATCGAGATATTACTGACCTGCCGATCCATGAGCGGGCGAGGTTGGGGATGGCCTATCTGGCGCAAGAGCCAACGATTTTTCGCAATTTATCGGTGCGAGATAATTTGCAACTGGTAATGGAGCAAACCGGGGTGCCCCGCTATCAACAAAAAGCCAGGGTAAATGCCTTAATTAAGGATTTTCAACTCACCCATGTTAGCGGCACCAAGGGGATTCAAATTTCTGGGGGTGAACGCCGCCGCACCGAAATTGCCCGTGCCCTGGCGATCGGCAAAGAAGGCCCTAAGTTTTTGCTGTTGGATGAACCATTTGCGGGGATTGACCCGATCGCAGTGGCCGAAATCCAGTCGATTATGGCTGATTTGCGCGATCGAAATATGGGTATTCTGATCACAGACCATAATGTACGCGAGACTCTGGCAATTATCGATCGAGCCTATATTATGCGGGAGGGACAAATCTTGGCCTATGGCGATCGGGATCAGCTCGCTGATAACGCCGAAGTGAGGGAATACTACCTCGGTAAAAATTTCCGATTCTAGGTTCAATTACTCCTTTAATTCCAGGGATCTAATTCCAGGGATTGGCTTTGGCCTATAAACTAGACTACGTGTGGCAAAAGTTTTAGTATTTATGTTTACCACTAGCTTAATTTAGGTCATTGGTTTGCTATTTTTTGGCTTGGCCTTGTTTAAGATCAACTAATAAGACCGCTATTTTTATCTAGTCAATATTTTGATTAAATCCACGCCGCCATAATTGCCACAAATTCTATGCAATCTCGTCATTAGATTGGACTAGAGTTAACCACTTAACCCGCCTTGCTGGGAGGCTCTAGCCATATTGATTGATCAGAGCAATTAATAGTAAATCAATAAATAATAGTAGAAAAGATTGCTCAAGTTTAAACATGCCGAAAGCATACCAGTGGGATTGCTGCTATTATCCTGATGCATTCGCTAGCCTTAATCATTCTTAGGGCGATCGCCAGCAGCTAAACTTGATGAATGAGCAATAATTTGCCTCATTGGGGGATAGTAAACCAGCAAATTTTGGTTTAAACGTATTAAAGGGTGGGTAACAAGAGACAATAGCTTAGAAGCTTTAGATTAAATGGCAACCGTAAACAAGTTGAGAGATCGCCGCAAACCCAAAAAAGCTAAGCAGCTTAATGTTAGCAATCGCCCATTGCTAGCGTTGGTGCCGAGCATCTCAATTATGGATCGCTATCTTAGCTATGAGATGATTGCACCCTTTATGTTTGGGGTGGGCGCATTTACTTCGATCGCGCTGGCGATCGGCTCGTTGTTTGAGCTGGTGCGCTTGATGACCGATGCCGGGTTAGACCTGTGGTCAGCGATCCAGATTTTTGGCCTTCGCTTGCCAGGGTTTATGGTTTATTCGTTCCCGATGGCAGTTTTATTGTCTACCCTGATTAGCTATAGTCGTTTGTCTTCCGATGGTGAAATTACGGCGTTGCGCAGTTGCGGCATTAGTGTCTATCGATTGGTGGGGCCAGCGATCGCCCTGAGTTTGATCGTATCGGGGCTGACCTTTGCCTTTAATGAAGTGATTGTCCCTTCCGCCAACTGGCAGGCCAAAACAACCCTGCGTACTGCCTTGAACGAAGACAATCCGTTATTTAAAACCAACGATATTTTCTACAATCAATACGGTGACATTGTTTATCCCGATGGCAGGGTTGAGAGCGGCTTGGTGCGTAGCTTTTATGCCCGTCGCTTCGATGGGACGCAGATGATCGATCTAACGGTGATGGATTTTTCCCAGGGATCATTGCAGCAAATTTCTGTGGCTAAGTCGGCATTTTGGCTCACCTCCCAAAATGTATGGCAGTTCAATGATGGCACCACCTACATCATCAGCCCCGATGGGTCTTATCAAAGTATTCTGAGTTTTGAAGAACAACGCCTAAAATTGCCACGGGCACCATTAGACCTGGCCCAGGAACAACGCAGCTCCGATGAAATGAATATTCGGGAGTTGAGTCGGCATGTGGAGTTAATTCGCCAGTCTGGCAACATTAAAGAAGAAAGAAAACTGGAAGTGCGATTGCAGCAAAAGTACGCGTTGCCATTTATTTGTCTGGTGTTTGCCCTGGTTGGTGCGCCATTGGGAATGCGACCGCAACGCACCAGCACGGCGCTGGGGTTTGGCCTCAGTGTCTTGATTATTTTCGGTTACTATGTGCTGCTGTTTATTTGTGGCGCACTGGGACAGGTGGGGATCATTGCGCCATTGGTGGCGGCATGGCTGCCCAATATTATTTGCCTGTCGATCGGTGGTTTGCTACTAAGCCGAGTCAACTAGAAATCAATATATATCCTGTGATGGTTGGTTTAGGACAAAATACAGGCTTATCGATAGTTGCAATAGCCTTGTCTGGCTCAGCTATATCCTAATTATCTCAGCGCTTGCTATTAACCTTGCTATTAACTGAATTTAGCTAAATCATAAACTCATGACCGAAGCTTGGCGATTGACCACGATCGCAACAATCTAGGCCTCAATCATAGGCTTTATATCAATATCTATCAATTCCTCTGCCGGGTTTCTGCCCTGAGATCAGGTTACAAATTAGCCTGACCCACCAGATCCGGCTGCATCACCGTAATTCTGGGTAAGCGATGCTTGAAGCCGCAGAGAATCTCCCAGGAGATCGTGCCCAGCAACTCCGCCCAATGATCGGCACTGGCATTATCACCATTGCCAAGAAAAGTTACTTCATCGCCCACCTGCGCTTCTGGCACATGGGTAATGTCGATCAAACATTGATCCATCGTGATTGTGCCCACCTGCGCCACCTGCTTTTGATGCAAAGACACCGAAATGCGATTGGATAAACCACGGGGCACACCATCGGCATAGCCGATCGCCACCGTGGCCAACTTCATCTCCTGGGGCGTAATAAATGAATAGCCATAGCTGACCCCCGTACCCGCCGCGATCTCCTTAATTTGGCTAATCCTTGCCTTGACCTGCATCGCTGGTTTGAGATTAACTATGCCCCGGAGATGGGGCGCAGGATAGAGGCCATATAGACCTAGACCAGGCCGCACCAGATCATAA
The sequence above is a segment of the Pseudanabaena sp. PCC 7367 genome. Coding sequences within it:
- a CDS encoding DUF6930 domain-containing protein, which gives rise to MSTLNSLTLHRLQRLPRSSAIWEGDRRSLDKPHEHLEGTNLVQLNARLLNDAQAEYVLWVDGSSGIVRAMDVIGSNVGKEAVVRALLQAIERPQSPAQPSLPQKILICDRELQFYLRGVLQGLDITIEHTDRLPLIDEFFENILAQASSHPPDVPPERAPDLYQQAHILWQNAPWEYLWDHQVISIELNQWGLGTIYAVTMGRLGLEKGVIFYRSEESLLEFRHHISEEETAEDAVEETFLHQDCLFSLFEDNGSLSPPELSMLQSYGWGKEVKSNHGTHPIFGAIHPLEAGRPFLYEEEAIALTVILSAFNGFITQHKAKLKAGKFEQLSSKITLPTPASLPEPMVLKVKELKLQVGTQPNLSQEIHDIITENPFPDSTAPLIHEDLWPNNVAFRFLNLEWDKVDSIRQSPLYLQLAETDFPRKADALSVLLIQTSRPKAHALIEAIEDNGGIEAVCFNPAESIFGDKYDLGLVVLGTGELHLFGEFDHKKNAQTKSYRAWKKQCKTNQGRCAVIIAMGITSTEFRGKLAQHHIMAYYEVPLVSAQELGLGTISAQPILDYEFDL
- a CDS encoding LptA/OstA family protein, encoding MNSDSSCPSHSHNSVVKAQQSQLTLASPKPGLFSLAKAIATAGLSLLLPLALPVIALTGLATRHSPLSPAAVQAQTTGTALTIRADVQEANAQTGIVTARGNVQMNYPARQITATSAQAEYFSNERRIVLSGNVVVNQRGNSIKAETITYLIDEARFEALPQESQQVESVYIVPDENLSATTAPTTTPVTEIKPTFKSLVSPPNDQLNSAEGEEAAPDEDADAADAKDTQTAE
- the lptB gene encoding LPS export ABC transporter ATP-binding protein, which produces MQLALNDVSKSYGRRTVVKSVNLTVKQGEIVGLLGPNGAGKTTTFYMATGLVQPNRGSVWLDDRDITDLPIHERARLGMAYLAQEPTIFRNLSVRDNLQLVMEQTGVPRYQQKARVNALIKDFQLTHVSGTKGIQISGGERRRTEIARALAIGKEGPKFLLLDEPFAGIDPIAVAEIQSIMADLRDRNMGILITDHNVRETLAIIDRAYIMREGQILAYGDRDQLADNAEVREYYLGKNFRF
- a CDS encoding LptF/LptG family permease; the protein is MATVNKLRDRRKPKKAKQLNVSNRPLLALVPSISIMDRYLSYEMIAPFMFGVGAFTSIALAIGSLFELVRLMTDAGLDLWSAIQIFGLRLPGFMVYSFPMAVLLSTLISYSRLSSDGEITALRSCGISVYRLVGPAIALSLIVSGLTFAFNEVIVPSANWQAKTTLRTALNEDNPLFKTNDIFYNQYGDIVYPDGRVESGLVRSFYARRFDGTQMIDLTVMDFSQGSLQQISVAKSAFWLTSQNVWQFNDGTTYIISPDGSYQSILSFEEQRLKLPRAPLDLAQEQRSSDEMNIRELSRHVELIRQSGNIKEERKLEVRLQQKYALPFICLVFALVGAPLGMRPQRTSTALGFGLSVLIIFGYYVLLFICGALGQVGIIAPLVAAWLPNIICLSIGGLLLSRVN